A genomic segment from Limosilactobacillus sp. encodes:
- a CDS encoding alpha/beta hydrolase produces MRRRFAILTIVVIAVAIGGLAAWHRARAAKQFVQSSVPTIFVHGWGSSANAEAKMTHAAKRAGVTETIVRANVAKSGKVTFNRTIPAHAINPIVEVNLADNKLSAYKHDYVTGYKHGGTYVKNVVLALEKQHHYAAINLVGHSMGNLEIINYINDNVNNDRLPKINHLVAIAGHYNGFVGQKTATSRVDPQTGKPTREDASFKPLLSLRQTFPTNTRVLNIYGDMKDGSHSDGDVPVNSAKTLKYLVAGRARSYREVEIKGKDAQHSKLHNNDQVNRELVNFLWRK; encoded by the coding sequence ATGCGTCGTCGTTTTGCTATTCTTACCATCGTTGTCATCGCCGTTGCAATCGGGGGCCTGGCTGCCTGGCACCGCGCCCGGGCAGCTAAGCAGTTCGTTCAATCAAGCGTTCCCACCATCTTCGTCCACGGTTGGGGCAGCAGTGCCAATGCCGAAGCCAAGATGACCCACGCCGCCAAGCGGGCTGGGGTCACCGAGACAATCGTCCGGGCCAACGTTGCCAAAAGCGGCAAGGTGACGTTTAACCGCACCATCCCGGCGCACGCGATCAACCCGATCGTTGAGGTCAACCTGGCCGACAACAAGCTGAGCGCCTACAAGCACGACTATGTCACTGGCTACAAGCACGGCGGCACCTACGTCAAAAACGTCGTCCTGGCGCTGGAAAAACAGCACCACTACGCCGCCATTAACCTCGTCGGCCATTCGATGGGCAACCTGGAGATCATCAACTACATCAACGATAACGTCAACAATGACCGGCTGCCGAAGATCAACCACCTCGTCGCGATTGCCGGCCACTACAATGGCTTTGTCGGGCAAAAAACTGCTACCAGCAGGGTCGATCCCCAAACTGGCAAGCCAACGCGCGAGGATGCCAGCTTCAAGCCGCTCCTGAGTCTTCGCCAGACCTTTCCCACCAACACGCGGGTGCTGAACATCTACGGCGACATGAAGGACGGCTCACATTCCGACGGCGACGTCCCGGTTAATTCGGCCAAGACGCTCAAATACCTGGTCGCCGGTCGCGCTAGGTCCTACCGGGAAGTGGAGATTAAGGGCAAGGACGCCCAGCACAGCAAGCTCCACAACAACGATCAGGTCAACCGCGAACTGGTCAACTTCCTTTGGCGCAAATAA
- a CDS encoding 3-hydroxyacyl-CoA dehydrogenase, protein MAFSNITIAGAGVLGSQIAYQTALSGFKVTIYDHNIESVKERLTALEPSYKHDLKLSDKELQAGMDNIVNVTTDLNDAVKDADYVIEALPESLAIKEEFYKELSAAAPKKTVFASNSSTFVPSQLVDYVDRPAKYLHMHFANMIWRHNVAEIMGTVQTDPTVYQEVVDFAKAIKMVPIELHKEQHGYVLNALLVPLLSSALQLWVKNVADPQTIDKDWMISTESPLGPFMILDQVGVRTSLQMVENFYAMTHNEVYKEIDAKLKEMAAAGHFGQESGQGFYHYPHPEFADPNFLEA, encoded by the coding sequence ATGGCATTTTCTAATATTACAATTGCTGGTGCTGGTGTGTTAGGCAGTCAAATCGCGTATCAGACTGCACTGAGCGGGTTTAAAGTTACCATTTATGATCACAATATTGAATCTGTGAAAGAGAGGCTAACTGCATTAGAGCCAAGCTACAAGCATGATCTGAAATTAAGCGATAAAGAACTTCAGGCCGGAATGGACAATATTGTTAATGTTACAACTGATCTTAATGATGCTGTAAAGGATGCCGATTATGTAATCGAAGCTCTTCCTGAATCTTTGGCAATTAAGGAAGAATTTTATAAGGAACTATCGGCTGCTGCTCCTAAAAAGACTGTGTTTGCTAGCAACTCATCAACTTTTGTTCCTTCCCAGCTGGTTGACTATGTTGACCGGCCGGCAAAGTATCTCCACATGCATTTTGCCAATATGATTTGGCGTCATAATGTTGCAGAAATTATGGGGACGGTCCAGACTGATCCTACAGTCTATCAGGAGGTTGTTGATTTTGCTAAGGCAATCAAGATGGTGCCGATTGAGCTGCATAAGGAACAGCACGGCTATGTTTTAAATGCTCTTCTAGTTCCGCTTCTCTCCTCAGCGTTGCAGCTTTGGGTTAAAAATGTAGCTGATCCACAAACGATTGATAAAGATTGGATGATTTCGACAGAGTCACCATTGGGCCCATTTATGATTTTGGATCAAGTAGGCGTTCGGACCTCATTACAGATGGTCGAGAACTTCTATGCGATGACGCATAATGAAGTTTATAAGGAAATCGATGCAAAACTGAAAGAAATGGCCGCTGCTGGGCACTTCGGTCAAGAATCTGGTCAGGGATTCTATCATTATCCACACCCAGAATTTGCTGATCCTAATTTTTTGGAGGCCTAA
- a CDS encoding PucR family transcriptional regulator produces the protein MKFTKLVHQLRSQLKIRQIKYGANANVYQLHLGVTGQQHLGSVNLLKKHSHFYLVNGNDCAEIFCPSTIAESADYSKFDDYQCHIVNIINQLFQQEQQENTHILEALTSSFRESSIEQVLNQLAQKLNNSLLIMSSNYQIIAYSTQFGLPPAPWCNVIKQGYSDDKIIMQISRSISLPLLAAHQPYKTSITKGEELVINLFNQGNLIAFLVLFNDQHPIDDDQRALLTTAAIFLKQRLLAAGLINNWNSQWEDSLIELLKNDRFDSIPAILNKHHLTFPAEQALLFCQSTGDRPLSFLKMALQHLLVKEFGSALTSVYEGRVVSNFKLPIRELHCSVTEKKLTKIAKQLKITMLVTNPFNDLRQIHDMYQLGLTGCHLLTINQPVEFLYRHQLLLLSTISQDKYHLLIDPEIEQLKQYDIQHRTALLPTLATLIKYNGQIQKAAAALYVHRNTLTNRIKQIERISGYNLANYADLFAINFSLQLSNIIKNNPINGW, from the coding sequence ATGAAATTCACTAAACTTGTTCATCAACTGCGGAGCCAGCTAAAGATTCGTCAAATAAAATACGGTGCTAATGCTAATGTCTATCAACTACACTTAGGAGTCACTGGGCAGCAACACTTGGGAAGTGTCAATTTGCTTAAAAAACATTCCCATTTCTACCTCGTTAATGGCAACGATTGTGCAGAAATTTTTTGTCCCAGTACCATAGCGGAGAGTGCAGATTATTCAAAGTTCGATGATTATCAATGCCATATCGTCAACATTATTAACCAACTTTTTCAGCAAGAGCAGCAGGAAAATACTCATATTCTTGAAGCACTTACTTCATCATTTCGCGAGTCCAGTATTGAACAGGTTCTTAACCAGCTGGCGCAAAAACTAAATAACTCACTCTTAATTATGAGCTCTAACTATCAGATTATTGCCTACTCAACTCAGTTTGGTCTTCCTCCTGCACCTTGGTGTAATGTTATTAAGCAGGGGTATTCGGACGATAAAATTATCATGCAAATCAGCCGCTCCATTAGCCTTCCATTGCTTGCTGCTCATCAGCCATACAAAACCTCCATTACCAAGGGAGAAGAGCTAGTTATTAATCTTTTTAATCAGGGAAACTTAATTGCTTTTCTAGTTCTTTTTAACGATCAACACCCAATCGATGACGACCAACGAGCCTTGCTCACTACGGCCGCTATATTTCTTAAGCAGCGCCTCCTTGCTGCCGGTTTAATCAACAATTGGAATTCACAATGGGAAGATTCACTAATTGAACTACTGAAGAACGATCGTTTTGACAGCATTCCGGCAATTCTTAATAAGCACCATCTGACGTTTCCAGCAGAACAAGCACTGTTATTTTGCCAATCGACTGGAGATCGCCCTCTATCGTTTCTCAAAATGGCCCTCCAGCATCTCCTTGTTAAAGAGTTTGGTTCAGCCTTAACCTCAGTTTATGAAGGACGAGTTGTTAGCAATTTTAAGTTGCCAATCCGGGAACTACACTGTTCTGTCACTGAAAAAAAGTTAACCAAAATTGCCAAGCAACTGAAAATTACTATGTTAGTTACCAACCCTTTTAACGATCTTAGACAAATTCATGATATGTATCAGCTCGGTTTAACGGGATGCCACCTGCTGACAATCAATCAACCAGTCGAATTTCTTTATCGACATCAGTTGCTACTGCTCTCCACCATTTCGCAGGACAAATACCATTTGTTGATCGATCCAGAGATAGAGCAATTAAAACAATATGATATCCAGCATCGAACCGCACTCTTGCCCACATTGGCAACGTTAATTAAATATAATGGTCAAATCCAAAAAGCTGCTGCCGCACTCTATGTTCACCGCAATACCCTAACTAATCGTATCAAGCAAATTGAACGGATTAGCGGCTATAATCTAGCAAACTATGCTGACCTTTTTGCCATTAATTTTTCCTTACAGCTCAGCAATATTATTAAAAATAATCCTATAAATGGATGGTAG
- a CDS encoding IS30 family transposase: MTHLNDTMSTILLTTHKKNAHLTKEERVMIATLKSQGLSNRAIGRQLGVNHQTINNELNRGTVRQLRRQKSNGKIYEYSYYIYSYEAGQATYLEHHRHSGRRRLYYSSKQFLRLADQLMLGEFDDHHYSPQAVIYKARDLMNDGTLIPKSVVTLYQWINEGVLRTSNLDLFEKPKRKHHQTHPQAKRCLGPNIAQRPQTADQRSEIGHWELDTVQGQKNGNDSVVLVMTDRLSRVNITSKIAGKTAHAVNQFFINLRQKMGTDAYYRIFKTITSDNGSEFSELTQVHDHVFYADPYSPWERGSNEINNRFLRKEITKGEAINNYSSAQIIATNDWMNHYPRAMFNGHSSMDIYRKAFYQEISQLHQPIINWSVLFI; this comes from the coding sequence ATGACGCACTTAAATGATACCATGTCTACTATTTTATTGACTACTCATAAAAAGAATGCTCATCTTACTAAAGAAGAACGTGTGATGATTGCGACTTTAAAGTCGCAAGGACTTTCCAATCGCGCAATTGGTCGCCAATTAGGAGTTAATCATCAAACAATTAATAACGAGCTCAACCGTGGTACGGTCCGCCAACTTCGTCGTCAAAAATCTAATGGTAAGATTTACGAATATTCTTACTACATCTATAGTTATGAAGCTGGTCAGGCCACATATCTTGAACATCACCGCCATTCTGGTCGTCGTCGCTTATATTATTCTTCAAAGCAATTTTTACGATTAGCTGATCAGCTAATGCTTGGTGAGTTTGACGACCACCATTACTCCCCACAAGCGGTTATTTATAAGGCTCGAGATTTAATGAATGATGGCACCCTGATCCCAAAGTCGGTTGTAACTTTATATCAATGGATTAATGAGGGTGTGCTTCGTACGTCCAATTTAGACCTCTTTGAAAAACCTAAACGTAAGCATCATCAAACTCATCCGCAAGCTAAAAGGTGCTTAGGGCCTAATATTGCTCAACGACCTCAAACTGCGGACCAACGGTCCGAAATTGGCCATTGGGAACTGGATACAGTTCAGGGACAGAAAAACGGTAATGACAGTGTTGTACTAGTAATGACTGATCGCCTTTCACGAGTTAATATCACGAGTAAAATTGCTGGTAAAACTGCGCATGCAGTAAATCAGTTCTTTATAAATTTGCGCCAGAAAATGGGCACAGATGCTTACTATCGCATTTTTAAGACAATAACCTCTGACAACGGTTCAGAATTTAGTGAGTTAACACAAGTTCACGATCATGTTTTCTATGCTGATCCGTATTCCCCTTGGGAACGTGGATCCAATGAGATCAATAACCGGTTTCTCCGCAAGGAGATTACCAAAGGTGAAGCTATAAATAACTATAGTAGTGCTCAGATCATAGCGACTAATGATTGGATGAATCACTATCCACGAGCTATGTTTAATGGACATTCGTCAATGGATATCTATCGTAAGGCCTTCTACCAAGAGATATCACAGCTCCATCAACCAATAATCAATTGGTCAGTATTATTTATTTGA
- a CDS encoding MazG-like family protein: MLINDHQRWLRDFYRSKHWYELSPEWRMNFITEEEGELARAVRAIEIGRSHPGEAAATTAEKEYNLREEMADIIDQVLILADKYGVSGEELLQFSEDKLKKRWHLE, from the coding sequence ATGCTGATTAACGATCACCAGCGCTGGCTGCGCGACTTTTACCGCAGCAAGCACTGGTACGAACTGTCGCCGGAATGGCGGATGAACTTTATCACCGAAGAGGAAGGCGAATTAGCGCGGGCGGTCCGCGCGATTGAGATCGGCCGTTCCCATCCCGGGGAGGCGGCAGCGACGACGGCCGAGAAGGAATACAACCTCCGCGAGGAAATGGCCGACATCATCGACCAGGTGTTGATCTTGGCTGATAAGTACGGCGTCAGTGGTGAAGAGCTGCTGCAATTCAGCGAGGACAAGCTGAAGAAGCGCTGGCACTTAGAGTAA
- a CDS encoding GNAT family N-acetyltransferase, with amino-acid sequence MKIEVKTLDEMSAREWCRLVQERIKVFVVEQHCPYQEVDADDYHALHLQLQTDQGQLVGYTRIYQRADGQISFGRVLVPMQYRKHHYGRRLIQETIAVAQEHFPGEPIQIQAQAYLQKFYESFGFRPISAVYLEDNIPHLDMVLKGED; translated from the coding sequence ATGAAAATTGAAGTGAAGACGCTTGATGAAATGAGTGCACGGGAATGGTGCCGGTTGGTACAGGAGCGGATTAAGGTCTTCGTGGTCGAGCAACATTGCCCCTACCAGGAGGTCGATGCTGACGACTACCATGCCCTCCATCTTCAGCTGCAAACCGACCAGGGGCAACTGGTGGGTTACACGCGAATTTACCAACGGGCGGACGGCCAAATCAGCTTTGGTCGGGTTTTGGTGCCGATGCAATACCGGAAGCACCATTATGGTCGGCGGCTGATCCAGGAAACGATTGCGGTCGCCCAGGAGCATTTTCCGGGGGAACCGATCCAGATTCAAGCCCAGGCCTATCTGCAGAAATTCTATGAATCATTTGGCTTTCGGCCGATTTCGGCGGTCTATTTGGAAGATAATATTCCACATCTTGACATGGTTTTGAAAGGAGAAGACTAA
- a CDS encoding NAD(P)H-binding protein, which yields MTKQVLILGATGQIAGHAIDALLTNGNDHLLLYTRHPQHLQHVDKDRETVIKGDTLKTAELDAAIAQADIVYANLRSPEIEQQAKNIVAAMDKHGVKPLIWISSIGIYDEVPGKFGEWNNAELGGGQEDSYLGTYRKAADVISASDLDYTIIRPAWLTNKNEVDYETTERGEAFKGTEVSRKSIGNFVAKIINDPAPYARKDFGVDKPGTDGDKPAWY from the coding sequence ATGACCAAACAAGTATTGATCCTCGGAGCGACTGGCCAGATTGCCGGGCATGCCATTGATGCCTTGCTGACAAATGGGAACGACCATCTGCTGCTTTACACCCGGCACCCGCAGCACCTTCAACACGTTGACAAGGACCGGGAAACGGTGATTAAGGGCGATACCCTGAAGACGGCGGAACTGGACGCGGCGATTGCCCAAGCCGACATCGTTTATGCTAACCTGCGCAGTCCGGAGATCGAGCAACAGGCCAAGAACATTGTGGCGGCGATGGATAAGCACGGCGTAAAGCCGCTGATCTGGATTTCATCGATCGGAATCTACGACGAAGTACCCGGCAAGTTCGGCGAATGGAATAACGCCGAGCTCGGTGGCGGTCAGGAGGACAGCTACCTCGGCACTTACCGCAAGGCCGCGGACGTGATTTCCGCCTCCGACCTGGACTACACGATTATTCGCCCGGCCTGGCTGACCAACAAGAACGAGGTCGACTACGAGACCACGGAGCGTGGTGAGGCCTTTAAGGGAACCGAGGTTTCACGGAAGTCGATCGGTAATTTTGTGGCCAAGATCATCAACGACCCGGCACCGTATGCACGCAAGGACTTCGGGGTCGACAAGCCGGGAACGGACGGCGACAAACCGGCCTGGTACTAG
- a CDS encoding winged helix-turn-helix transcriptional regulator, with protein MDLAFHKEGEQMMEKMFNTGADYALSIIGGKWKPVILYLLAGHPRRTGELVKQLGTSYKVLTDQLRELVDAGIVTRKSFNTIPPHVEYRLTDEGENLYAALRYLNYWGERRAADEDGVRIMCTNQMKKVGDDGLCVVTKRHLNHWKQEIVSQD; from the coding sequence ATGGACTTAGCATTTCACAAGGAAGGTGAACAGATGATGGAGAAAATGTTCAATACCGGTGCCGACTACGCCCTCTCAATCATCGGCGGCAAGTGGAAGCCGGTGATTCTCTACCTGCTGGCGGGACATCCGCGACGGACCGGCGAACTGGTCAAGCAGCTCGGCACCTCCTACAAGGTTTTGACCGACCAGCTACGCGAGCTCGTCGACGCCGGCATCGTGACCCGCAAAAGCTTCAACACCATCCCGCCCCACGTTGAGTATCGGCTGACCGACGAGGGGGAGAACCTCTACGCCGCCCTGCGCTACCTCAACTACTGGGGCGAACGGCGGGCCGCGGACGAGGATGGCGTCAGGATCATGTGCACCAACCAGATGAAGAAGGTTGGCGACGACGGCCTCTGCGTCGTCACCAAGCGCCACCTCAACCATTGGAAACAAGAAATCGTCAGCCAAGACTAA
- a CDS encoding exodeoxyribonuclease III codes for MKLISWNIDSLNAALTGTSERAGETRAVLKKIAAATPDVFAIQETKLRTDPTKKHREALAEIFPDYEYVWRSSEEPARKSYAGTMYLYKKDYQPKVTYPTIGAPSTMDQEGRIITLEFPDFYVTEVYTPNSGNGLKRLAERQIWDDKYREYLTGLSKDKPVMASGDFNVAHEPIDLAHPNSNHHSAGFTDEEREHFTKLLAAGFTDSFRKLYPDKAGAYSWWAQRAVTSKQNNSGWRIDYWLVSDRIADKIQESTMVDTGKRRDHAPIELKIDL; via the coding sequence ATGAAATTAATCAGTTGGAATATCGATTCACTCAATGCCGCCCTCACCGGAACGTCCGAGCGGGCCGGCGAAACCCGGGCGGTCCTCAAGAAGATTGCGGCTGCCACACCGGACGTCTTTGCCATCCAGGAAACCAAGCTGCGGACGGACCCGACCAAGAAGCACCGCGAGGCCCTCGCCGAAATTTTTCCCGACTACGAATACGTCTGGCGGTCTTCGGAGGAGCCAGCCCGGAAGAGTTACGCCGGCACCATGTATCTTTACAAAAAGGACTACCAGCCCAAGGTGACCTACCCGACCATCGGCGCCCCATCGACCATGGACCAGGAAGGCCGGATCATCACCCTGGAATTTCCGGACTTCTACGTCACCGAGGTCTACACGCCCAACTCCGGCAACGGATTGAAACGGCTGGCCGAGCGGCAAATCTGGGACGATAAGTACCGCGAATACCTGACGGGGCTGTCGAAGGACAAGCCGGTCATGGCCAGTGGGGATTTCAACGTCGCCCACGAGCCGATCGATCTCGCCCATCCAAACAGCAACCACCACTCCGCCGGTTTCACCGATGAGGAGCGGGAACACTTCACCAAGCTGCTGGCGGCCGGCTTCACCGACAGTTTCCGCAAGCTCTACCCTGACAAAGCCGGCGCCTACTCCTGGTGGGCCCAGCGCGCCGTCACCAGCAAGCAGAACAACTCCGGCTGGAGGATTGACTACTGGCTGGTTAGTGACCGGATCGCCGATAAGATTCAGGAATCCACGATGGTCGACACCGGCAAGCGCCGCGACCACGCCCCGATTGAGCTGAAGATTGACCTTTAG
- a CDS encoding Rrf2 family transcriptional regulator: MRYSYKFSDAIHLLAYLVVHEGGDCSSKAIAASIEVNPSVVRKLMADLHHANIIDTQTGKARPSLARPANEITLFAVFCAIQMDHELLHVDPATNPQEKVGQRIQPVLSHYYAQIQDAATAEMRRITIDDIVQQINHK, encoded by the coding sequence ATGAGATACTCTTACAAATTCAGCGACGCCATCCACCTCTTGGCCTACCTGGTGGTTCACGAAGGTGGGGACTGCTCCAGTAAGGCAATTGCAGCCAGCATCGAGGTCAATCCCAGCGTGGTCCGCAAGTTGATGGCCGACCTGCATCACGCCAACATTATTGATACCCAGACGGGAAAAGCGCGCCCCAGCCTGGCCCGGCCGGCCAATGAAATTACCCTCTTCGCCGTCTTTTGCGCCATCCAGATGGACCACGAGCTGCTGCATGTCGACCCGGCCACCAATCCCCAGGAAAAGGTGGGGCAACGAATCCAGCCCGTTTTGAGCCATTACTACGCCCAGATCCAGGACGCCGCCACCGCGGAAATGCGGCGAATTACTATCGATGACATCGTTCAGCAAATCAACCACAAATAG
- a CDS encoding NAD-dependent protein deacetylase, with protein sequence MNQSLYEQLVMQTQMNYSRYYGVYAQGETPIKLTAKKPLPYDQQIKIFAEKIKAADHVIVGGASGLSAAGGGDFYYAATPSFKTAFKRYYDKYQISGAFAGMQRQWSSRGEFWGYLATFLHTTLHAPVRKPYADLQALLRDKDYFILTTNQDTQAIKAFPEEKVAQIQGDHRFFQCSQQCTDDVWDATAQIDEMYDYLDEHDTTVLPESMIPRCPHCGAEAFPWVRGYGNFLEGSRYQEQYQKISADIETHLPDKHVLFLELGVGRLTPMFIQEPFWALTNNLPGAYDVMVNRDYQFLPEQIEDKGVAIKGDLSQVLDDVRAALGC encoded by the coding sequence ATGAACCAATCATTGTACGAACAGCTCGTGATGCAAACGCAGATGAACTATTCCCGCTATTACGGCGTCTACGCACAGGGCGAGACACCGATCAAACTGACAGCGAAAAAGCCGTTGCCCTATGATCAGCAGATTAAAATCTTTGCCGAAAAAATTAAGGCGGCCGACCACGTGATTGTCGGTGGAGCTTCCGGGCTGTCGGCGGCCGGTGGCGGTGATTTCTACTACGCCGCCACACCATCATTTAAGACGGCCTTCAAGCGTTACTATGACAAGTATCAGATCAGTGGCGCCTTTGCGGGAATGCAGCGGCAGTGGTCCAGTCGGGGCGAATTTTGGGGCTATCTAGCCACCTTTTTGCACACCACGCTCCACGCCCCGGTGCGCAAACCGTATGCGGATTTGCAGGCCCTTTTGCGCGATAAGGATTACTTTATTTTGACGACCAACCAGGATACTCAGGCAATCAAGGCCTTTCCCGAGGAAAAAGTGGCCCAGATCCAGGGCGATCACCGCTTTTTCCAATGCAGCCAGCAGTGCACCGATGACGTTTGGGACGCGACCGCCCAAATTGATGAGATGTATGACTACTTGGATGAGCATGACACCACGGTTCTGCCGGAGAGCATGATTCCGCGGTGCCCACACTGTGGTGCCGAGGCCTTTCCCTGGGTCCGCGGCTACGGCAATTTCTTGGAGGGCAGCCGCTATCAGGAGCAATACCAGAAGATTTCTGCTGATATTGAGACCCATCTGCCTGACAAACACGTCCTCTTCCTTGAGCTGGGCGTCGGCCGCCTGACCCCGATGTTTATCCAAGAGCCGTTCTGGGCACTGACGAATAATCTGCCCGGGGCCTACGACGTGATGGTTAATCGGGACTACCAGTTTTTACCCGAACAAATTGAGGACAAGGGGGTTGCGATCAAGGGCGATCTTTCGCAGGTTCTCGACGATGTCCGGGCTGCGTTGGGCTGTTAA
- a CDS encoding TetR/AcrR family transcriptional regulator, whose product MSRKRDRRTIYTINLIKDSFVDLIQKMPYAQITVTKLCRQAELSRSTFYLHFNSITEVLNAVLDDALVYLPDDHSADVSVATASTDYLKQNESLIPACQRIGNSSKYQQLLMDPDLSEYIIGRIMAHERSRVIPSIQEQTGLPAKDAEKIFLYMLHGSFAVNRAHHFTKDAEWYHEVKLLNQFTLGGYRALRKSHHA is encoded by the coding sequence ATGAGTCGCAAGCGGGATCGCCGCACCATCTACACGATCAACCTGATCAAAGATAGCTTCGTCGACCTAATTCAGAAAATGCCCTACGCCCAGATCACCGTTACCAAGCTCTGCCGGCAAGCCGAATTAAGCCGCTCCACCTTTTACCTGCACTTCAATTCGATCACCGAGGTCTTAAATGCCGTCCTCGATGATGCCCTCGTCTACCTTCCCGATGATCATTCGGCCGACGTTTCGGTAGCCACCGCCTCGACCGATTACCTGAAGCAAAATGAATCACTCATTCCCGCCTGCCAGCGCATCGGCAATTCGTCCAAGTATCAACAGCTCTTGATGGATCCGGACCTCAGCGAGTACATCATCGGCAGAATCATGGCCCACGAACGTTCCCGGGTGATCCCTTCGATCCAGGAACAGACCGGTCTTCCGGCCAAGGACGCCGAAAAGATCTTCCTTTACATGCTCCACGGTTCCTTTGCGGTCAACCGCGCCCACCACTTCACCAAGGACGCCGAATGGTACCACGAGGTCAAATTGCTGAACCAGTTCACCCTCGGCGGCTATCGGGCCTTGAGGAAAAGCCACCACGCATAA